Proteins co-encoded in one Acidobacteriota bacterium genomic window:
- a CDS encoding YfhO family protein, protein MFLVAPILFLCLAWAIHWIWGRIGDGVPRRVTIFFLALVFLYEGDALLTDRHEIPAGLAFKAYPWRATGHEPVEANTGIVFTQLVPWTTSARSQILDGELPLWNRTAGAGTPLAHNQQTAIFHPFTLAGLLLPVGDAWTLTASLRLFWLLFFVFVLLRRWSVSAPAATFGAVAYAFCTFNVVWLLFPLGLAAMMLPSALAATEELILHRTPATFLTLTFMLSLLGLAGHPEVALMAAIVASLYALYRVGRHWTRRSGSDLFCFALAGVAAMMLTSPVWLPTLTLLPETPRYAAFEGLRERSLQDRISADWLLPLVAPNVLGTVPSATYRAPVPSDGSILSDYGEVASGYAGAGTLAFALVSIVFSRRPCRLFLILLMAGAFLTLYEAPGWHWILMKIPLVGIALHQRVRFLWAAGVALLAALALDDYLKGRLSAAQLRWGLIVATSMVAGILFFRLKEFMIRNVLLEQVGWFGMSLLSLTLLIAMAGRLKPMAFVRAAVIVTFIEIVVLTWGYNPAGTPIYPRTPSVMRMKQHEGPSRIAAMEWSFIPDTPGYYGLEDLKTTDPIQLTPYMKVFRHALDIAPDSYDQIIGSLDHPLVDFLNVRYVYKPPGEPLEVEGFRLVYRGADGDVYENRHVQERYQLRSSFIIQPDFAATLSALDRIDTRSVAVIDHIPEKILSQAGHAGAQLDPGTELSLKPGGSARLKEYRSNSSAIEIDAPDWSLLVTSDSDWPGWRAHWNGERIPTVRVNGAFVGVLVPPGKGTLNLRYRPKSFDRALNVSGLAVVLLTIGLPAWQISRVIRRR, encoded by the coding sequence ATGTTTTTGGTGGCCCCGATTCTGTTCCTGTGCCTTGCATGGGCGATCCATTGGATTTGGGGTCGCATCGGAGATGGGGTCCCCCGGAGAGTTACGATTTTCTTCCTGGCTCTGGTCTTTCTCTACGAGGGGGATGCGCTTCTAACGGACCGTCATGAGATCCCGGCTGGACTGGCATTCAAGGCATATCCATGGCGCGCCACCGGCCATGAGCCGGTGGAAGCCAACACAGGGATCGTGTTCACGCAGCTGGTTCCCTGGACGACGAGCGCCCGAAGCCAGATTCTCGATGGTGAGCTTCCGCTGTGGAATCGGACGGCTGGCGCAGGCACGCCGCTGGCTCACAATCAGCAGACGGCAATTTTCCACCCTTTCACGCTCGCTGGATTACTGCTCCCCGTCGGCGACGCATGGACCCTGACGGCTTCTCTGCGGCTGTTCTGGCTGTTGTTTTTCGTTTTCGTGCTGCTGCGACGCTGGTCGGTCAGTGCGCCGGCCGCGACCTTCGGAGCCGTGGCCTATGCGTTTTGCACCTTCAACGTAGTATGGCTGCTGTTTCCTCTGGGGCTTGCTGCAATGATGCTTCCCAGCGCGCTTGCCGCCACGGAAGAGCTAATACTGCACCGGACACCGGCAACCTTTCTCACTTTGACCTTTATGTTGAGCCTGCTGGGGCTGGCAGGTCACCCGGAAGTGGCACTGATGGCCGCGATCGTCGCGTCGCTCTACGCGCTGTATCGCGTTGGTCGCCATTGGACACGCCGCTCTGGTTCAGACCTCTTTTGTTTTGCCCTAGCTGGCGTGGCGGCAATGATGCTCACCTCTCCTGTATGGCTGCCTACCTTGACGTTGCTTCCGGAGACGCCGCGATACGCCGCATTCGAAGGCCTTCGAGAGCGGAGCCTTCAGGACAGGATCAGCGCTGATTGGCTGTTGCCCCTCGTTGCGCCCAACGTCCTCGGGACGGTTCCGTCGGCCACTTATCGCGCGCCGGTTCCTTCCGATGGCTCGATCCTGTCGGACTATGGTGAAGTGGCTTCAGGTTACGCCGGCGCGGGGACGTTGGCCTTCGCGCTCGTGTCGATTGTTTTTTCACGCCGTCCCTGCCGTCTGTTTCTCATCCTCTTGATGGCTGGTGCTTTCCTTACCCTTTACGAGGCTCCGGGATGGCACTGGATTTTGATGAAGATCCCGCTCGTCGGAATCGCCTTGCATCAGAGAGTCCGCTTCCTATGGGCGGCGGGGGTAGCGTTGCTCGCGGCACTGGCTCTGGACGACTATCTGAAGGGGCGGCTGAGCGCAGCGCAGCTGAGGTGGGGATTGATTGTGGCTACGTCGATGGTCGCGGGCATTCTGTTTTTTCGTCTGAAAGAATTCATGATCAGGAACGTCCTCCTGGAGCAGGTGGGATGGTTCGGGATGTCGCTGCTCTCCCTGACTCTGCTCATCGCGATGGCCGGCAGGTTGAAACCCATGGCATTCGTGCGCGCCGCCGTAATCGTGACATTCATCGAGATCGTCGTGCTCACATGGGGCTATAACCCAGCCGGGACCCCCATCTATCCTCGTACGCCTTCGGTGATGCGCATGAAACAACACGAGGGTCCGTCGCGGATCGCCGCCATGGAATGGTCATTCATACCGGACACGCCCGGCTACTACGGACTCGAAGATCTCAAGACCACCGATCCAATTCAGTTGACGCCCTACATGAAAGTTTTCCGTCACGCTCTGGATATCGCACCCGACAGCTATGACCAGATCATTGGAAGTCTGGATCATCCGCTTGTCGACTTTCTGAACGTGCGATACGTCTACAAGCCCCCGGGCGAACCCCTGGAAGTTGAGGGTTTTCGCCTGGTGTACCGCGGTGCCGACGGGGACGTATACGAAAACCGTCACGTTCAGGAACGCTATCAACTCCGGAGCAGCTTCATCATTCAGCCGGACTTCGCCGCGACGCTTAGTGCGCTGGATCGGATCGACACGAGGTCGGTGGCAGTCATCGATCACATACCGGAGAAGATCCTGTCGCAGGCCGGCCACGCGGGCGCTCAGCTCGATCCCGGGACTGAACTATCGCTGAAACCCGGAGGATCAGCGCGTCTGAAGGAGTATCGGAGCAATTCGTCCGCCATCGAGATCGACGCTCCCGACTGGAGCCTGCTCGTGACGAGCGACTCGGACTGGCCTGGTTGGAGAGCGCACTGGAATGGAGAGCGCATTCCGACGGTCCGAGTGAACGGCGCTTTCGTCGGGGTTCTGGTGCCTCCCGGGAAAGGGACGCTGAATCTCCGTTATCGGCCGAAATCCTTTGACCGCGCTCTGAATGTGTCCGGCCTCGCGGTCGTGCTTCTGACGATCGGTCTGCCCGCGTGGCAGATCTCAAGGGTCATCCGCCGGCGGTAG
- a CDS encoding DUF4097 domain-containing protein: protein MKHRATAILLITSSLAAAGCWEPEPTTTVTLERTFDATELRKIDVRTVNGRVEVVADSTPLVTLSARLELPEDIDPAEFLLTEIAGDVLNVREEWGRRSWRHKNGGGTYTFTIPSSMELDLSTTNGKILTTGIEAAQDVSTVNGRIEIETPSSRVHADSVNGGITAVYTSSFPGGEFSSVNGSIKIEVPETTRLAADIHQVNGSFNSEIPVTVGSSDREAVVLSASTVNGGITVSRTRTTFRDSNTSTRVAPVVPDQNTEEIVVTEEAVATEIERDERDDRF, encoded by the coding sequence ATGAAACACCGAGCCACAGCCATCCTCCTTATCACCTCCAGCCTGGCGGCTGCAGGCTGCTGGGAGCCCGAGCCCACCACGACGGTCACCCTCGAGAGAACGTTCGACGCGACCGAGCTTCGCAAAATCGACGTCCGAACAGTCAACGGTCGAGTCGAGGTCGTCGCGGATTCGACTCCCCTCGTGACGCTCAGCGCACGCCTCGAGCTTCCTGAGGACATCGACCCCGCCGAATTCCTTCTGACGGAGATCGCCGGCGACGTTCTGAACGTCCGGGAGGAATGGGGACGCCGCTCCTGGAGGCACAAGAACGGAGGCGGAACCTACACGTTCACGATCCCGTCTTCGATGGAGCTCGATCTGTCGACAACCAACGGGAAGATCCTCACCACGGGGATCGAGGCAGCTCAGGACGTCAGCACCGTCAACGGAAGGATCGAGATCGAGACTCCGAGCTCCCGCGTGCACGCCGATTCCGTCAATGGCGGGATCACCGCCGTATACACCAGCAGCTTCCCCGGGGGCGAGTTCAGCAGCGTGAACGGATCGATCAAGATCGAAGTACCCGAGACGACCCGGCTCGCCGCCGACATTCATCAGGTCAACGGCTCGTTCAACTCCGAGATCCCGGTGACGGTCGGATCCTCCGATCGGGAGGCGGTCGTGCTGAGCGCGTCCACCGTGAATGGCGGAATCACAGTCTCCCGCACGAGAACCACCTTCCGCGACTCCAACACCTCGACCCGAGTTGCTCCGGTGGTGCCCGACCAGAACACCGAGGAGATCGTGGTGACTGAAGAGGCGGTTGCGACCGAGATCGAGCGCGACGAGCGCGACGACCGGTTCTGA
- a CDS encoding outer membrane lipoprotein carrier protein LolA: protein MKPFGGGVTRHMTGWKVFSVVAFAAGAAASLIAAPQRGTLLDEVLAKVDAKQKNVRAIEADFVQTKELDLLAEAGVSRGRFAYQEPNRVVWEYESPARVTMVIADGKMTTYYPDLGRAERMEIKRFEQQIFRYMAAGTGALDELKEYFNLRFVDDAAKGSYLLELSPKTKLIARRVQGIRIWIDKESYFTTAFEWTEGDGDTTRMEFSDVKINPRFDSDRFELDIPGNVKIEEVSFDR from the coding sequence ATGAAGCCTTTCGGCGGGGGCGTTACCCGGCACATGACGGGATGGAAGGTTTTTTCGGTCGTCGCGTTCGCTGCGGGTGCCGCAGCATCGCTCATCGCCGCGCCCCAGCGCGGCACCCTCCTGGACGAGGTTCTCGCAAAGGTCGACGCGAAGCAGAAAAATGTGCGAGCGATCGAGGCTGATTTCGTCCAGACGAAGGAGTTGGACCTGCTCGCCGAGGCAGGCGTCTCGAGAGGGAGATTCGCTTACCAGGAGCCCAACCGGGTGGTCTGGGAGTACGAGTCTCCGGCGCGCGTCACGATGGTGATCGCGGACGGGAAGATGACGACCTACTACCCGGATCTGGGGAGAGCGGAGCGGATGGAGATCAAGCGGTTCGAGCAGCAGATCTTCCGCTACATGGCCGCCGGAACCGGAGCGCTCGACGAGCTGAAGGAGTACTTCAACCTCCGGTTCGTCGACGATGCCGCCAAGGGCTCGTATCTGCTCGAGCTGAGCCCCAAAACGAAGCTGATCGCGCGACGCGTTCAGGGAATCCGGATCTGGATCGACAAGGAGAGCTATTTCACGACGGCCTTCGAGTGGACCGAGGGGGATGGCGACACGACCCGGATGGAGTTCAGTGACGTGAAGATCAATCCTCGGTTTGATTCCGATCGCTTCGAGCTGGACATCCCCGGAAATGTGAAGATCGAAGAGGTGAGTTTCGACCGCTGA
- the tgt gene encoding tRNA guanosine(34) transglycosylase Tgt → MALIDFRIDARDGEARAGALRTKRGDIPFPFFMPVGTVGAVKALTIDQLRALDPGIILCNTYHLMLRPGVELVETMGGLHRFMSWDGPILTDSGGYQVFSLGAIRKIREEGVEFRSHLDGSAHFLTPERSIEIQERLGVEIAMAFDECPAPDQTKGEIERSMEMTHRWARRSLDASRGVSAIFGIVQGGTHPDLRKRSVEAIAAMGFEGLAIGGLSVGEPKELMHEVVSRTAPLLPDDKPRYLMGVGTPEDILVAVEAGVTMFDCVMPTRNARNGTLFTRRGKISIRNARYRADADPIDLDCGCLACRSVSRAYLRHLHVSGEIAASVYGTIHNLQFYLDLMGGIRQSIMEGRFRAFRETVMSEMSEQC, encoded by the coding sequence GTGGCGCTGATCGATTTTCGCATTGATGCGCGGGACGGCGAAGCCCGCGCGGGAGCTCTCCGTACGAAACGGGGAGACATTCCGTTCCCCTTCTTCATGCCGGTGGGGACCGTTGGCGCGGTCAAGGCGCTGACGATCGACCAGCTCAGGGCCCTCGACCCCGGCATCATCCTCTGCAACACCTACCACCTGATGCTCCGCCCCGGCGTGGAGCTCGTCGAGACGATGGGCGGGCTGCACCGGTTCATGTCGTGGGACGGGCCGATTCTGACCGACTCGGGGGGGTACCAGGTCTTTTCGCTCGGCGCGATCCGGAAGATTCGTGAAGAGGGGGTGGAGTTCCGCAGCCACCTCGACGGAAGCGCGCACTTTCTCACACCGGAGCGCTCGATCGAGATCCAGGAGCGGCTGGGGGTCGAGATCGCGATGGCGTTCGACGAGTGCCCGGCGCCCGATCAGACGAAGGGGGAGATCGAGCGCTCGATGGAGATGACGCACCGCTGGGCGCGGCGATCGCTCGACGCGAGCCGGGGAGTCTCGGCGATTTTCGGGATCGTGCAGGGTGGAACCCACCCGGATCTACGGAAGCGGAGCGTCGAGGCGATCGCGGCGATGGGATTCGAGGGGCTGGCGATCGGGGGGCTTTCGGTCGGCGAGCCGAAGGAGCTGATGCACGAGGTTGTCTCCCGGACGGCACCGCTTCTGCCGGACGACAAGCCGAGGTATCTGATGGGCGTCGGGACGCCGGAGGACATTCTGGTGGCGGTCGAGGCGGGTGTGACGATGTTCGATTGCGTGATGCCGACCCGGAATGCGAGAAACGGAACTCTCTTCACGAGACGAGGGAAGATATCGATCCGGAACGCACGTTATCGGGCTGACGCGGACCCGATCGATCTCGACTGCGGTTGTCTGGCTTGCAGATCGGTGTCACGAGCCTACCTTAGACATCTTCACGTCAGTGGTGAGATCGCGGCCTCCGTATACGGAACCATTCACAATCTGCAGTTCTATCTCGATCTGATGGGGGGAATCCGGCAGTCGATCATGGAAGGACGATTTCGAGCCTTCCGCGAAACGGTCATGTCGGAAATGTCTGAACAATGCTGA
- the yajC gene encoding preprotein translocase subunit YajC yields MLTIAAATGGAAALIANLFPVFAVILIFYFMVIRPGNQQRKRLREMLAALKKGDRVITNGGIHGVIQSVDDDTVQLKIADNVKIKLSRSAIASLIDAKAS; encoded by the coding sequence ATGCTGACCATCGCCGCCGCAACCGGGGGAGCAGCCGCGCTGATCGCCAACCTCTTTCCGGTCTTCGCCGTGATCCTGATCTTCTACTTCATGGTGATCCGTCCGGGAAACCAGCAGAGGAAGAGGCTGCGGGAGATGCTGGCCGCGCTGAAGAAGGGCGACCGCGTGATCACCAATGGTGGCATTCACGGAGTCATCCAGAGCGTCGATGACGATACCGTCCAGTTGAAGATCGCAGACAACGTCAAGATCAAACTCTCACGCTCCGCCATCGCATCACTGATCGATGCGAAGGCGAGCTGA
- the secD gene encoding protein translocase subunit SecD, which produces MKKYTWKIVLIIAIIAIFISVLIPRENKPDPINLGLDLKGGTYLVMEVNTDDALKVEVDQAMERFRLRAEEEGLAAPRLSRTEGHSFLIESPEGSSLDAYESFAEDLLTEYEVSRSGEAVEVALRSATVSEMESQTVRQAIETIRNRIDELGVTEPIIARQGGLEGRRIVIQLPGVDDPARVKDIIKTTAQLQFRIVEGGPAPTEEDALASLPPTLSRNEVVVLPGDRVNVFGEVQGREYWLLQRQVTVTGADLKTARVQRGQLGEPIVAFSMTAEGSGKFGDLTGANINRRMAIVLDDKVQSAPTINSQITSDGIIEGRFSEQEALDLALVLRSGALPASLTTLEERTVGPTLGLDSIRAGVTAAMIGFVVVVLLMLVYYKLAGVNAAVALTLNLVILLGLMAYFGATLTLPGIAGIILTIAMAVDSNVLVFERIREELDAGKSIRAAIDEGFRLAFGTIIDTNLTTMIAALFLFQFGSGPVRGFAVTLMIGLGASIFTAFFVSRVIFDLIYNRPGTRPTAISI; this is translated from the coding sequence GTGAAAAAATACACATGGAAGATCGTTCTGATCATCGCGATCATCGCGATCTTCATCTCGGTGCTGATTCCCCGGGAGAACAAGCCCGATCCGATCAACCTCGGACTCGACCTCAAGGGGGGCACCTACCTCGTGATGGAGGTCAACACCGACGACGCGCTGAAGGTCGAGGTGGATCAGGCGATGGAGCGCTTCCGGCTCAGAGCGGAAGAGGAGGGGCTCGCGGCGCCTCGGCTCAGCCGGACCGAAGGGCACAGCTTCCTGATCGAATCGCCCGAGGGATCGAGCCTGGACGCGTACGAGTCGTTCGCCGAGGACCTTCTGACCGAGTACGAAGTATCCCGTTCCGGCGAAGCCGTCGAGGTCGCACTTCGCTCGGCGACCGTGAGCGAGATGGAGTCGCAGACGGTACGGCAGGCGATCGAGACGATCCGCAACCGGATCGACGAGCTCGGAGTGACCGAGCCGATCATTGCCAGGCAGGGAGGGCTCGAGGGGAGGCGCATCGTCATCCAGCTTCCGGGCGTCGATGATCCCGCCCGGGTAAAAGACATCATCAAGACGACCGCTCAGCTTCAGTTCCGGATCGTCGAAGGTGGTCCCGCGCCGACCGAAGAAGACGCACTCGCGAGTCTTCCGCCGACGCTGAGCCGCAACGAAGTAGTGGTGCTTCCCGGCGACAGGGTGAACGTCTTCGGCGAGGTTCAGGGGCGGGAGTACTGGCTGCTCCAGAGACAGGTCACCGTCACGGGTGCCGATCTGAAGACCGCCCGCGTGCAGCGGGGTCAGCTCGGCGAGCCGATCGTCGCGTTCTCGATGACGGCCGAGGGTTCCGGAAAATTCGGTGATCTGACGGGCGCCAACATCAACCGGCGGATGGCGATCGTCCTCGACGACAAGGTGCAGTCGGCTCCGACGATCAATTCCCAGATCACATCGGACGGAATCATCGAAGGAAGATTCTCGGAGCAGGAGGCGCTCGACCTGGCATTGGTTCTCCGCAGCGGCGCCCTTCCCGCTTCGCTGACGACGCTCGAGGAGCGGACCGTCGGTCCGACGCTCGGGCTCGATTCGATCCGCGCTGGTGTGACGGCAGCGATGATCGGATTCGTTGTGGTCGTCCTGCTGATGCTGGTCTATTACAAGCTGGCGGGCGTAAATGCCGCGGTGGCTCTGACGTTGAACCTCGTGATCCTGCTGGGCCTGATGGCCTACTTCGGCGCGACGCTCACGCTTCCCGGAATCGCCGGGATCATTCTGACGATCGCCATGGCGGTCGATTCGAACGTTCTCGTTTTCGAGCGGATCAGGGAGGAGCTCGACGCGGGCAAGTCGATCCGCGCTGCGATCGATGAGGGCTTTCGTCTCGCTTTCGGCACGATCATCGACACCAACCTGACGACGATGATCGCGGCGCTGTTCCTCTTCCAGTTCGGAAGCGGCCCTGTCCGCGGCTTCGCCGTGACGCTGATGATCGGTCTCGGCGCATCGATCTTCACGGCATTCTTCGTTTCACGCGTCATCTTCGATCTGATCTACAACCGGCCGGGAACGCGGCCGACGGCGATCAGCATCTGA
- the secF gene encoding protein translocase subunit SecF: MYILKNTNIDFVRWRWVITIISLLIVLSGLVVIMTRGLNLGIDFAGGANVIVRFQEAPETARLRSIVPDAVIQRFGPEEDNSILFRLPQQDIEGDYAGEVVALLHTSLNEEGDTKLDLNYQGSAAIAELLSTRAGLSEVGAAEMAQEIIDARSSVELFSDWSQVEAIEGMTPAILEVLRTEAYLGSFNVLSQETVGPQIGRELQRKAFLAIVLAILAMGVYIAIRFADINFGIAAIICLIHDVGAALTLLAFMRAEFEIITVSAMLLIVGYSINDTVVIYDRVRENLRKMRGKGDYARILNLSMNQTLSRTVLTTGTTLLAISSLIIFGGEVIREFSWVLFVGTIAGTYSTISIVPAIVLALRKMRGIGESRRVDRTRAEANRPAASVESENRA; encoded by the coding sequence ATGTACATACTGAAAAACACGAACATCGACTTCGTTCGCTGGCGCTGGGTGATCACGATCATCTCGCTCCTGATCGTTCTTTCGGGACTCGTGGTCATCATGACGCGGGGGCTGAATCTCGGGATCGATTTTGCCGGCGGTGCCAACGTGATCGTTCGTTTCCAGGAAGCCCCGGAGACGGCGCGTCTGCGGTCGATCGTGCCCGACGCGGTCATCCAGCGGTTCGGTCCCGAGGAAGACAACTCGATCCTGTTCCGCCTTCCGCAGCAGGACATCGAGGGAGACTACGCAGGTGAGGTGGTCGCGCTTCTTCACACGAGTCTCAACGAGGAAGGCGACACGAAGCTGGACCTGAATTATCAGGGGAGTGCTGCAATCGCCGAGCTCCTGTCGACCAGAGCCGGGCTGTCCGAGGTCGGAGCAGCAGAGATGGCCCAGGAGATCATCGACGCACGATCATCGGTCGAGCTTTTCAGCGACTGGTCCCAGGTCGAGGCCATCGAAGGAATGACGCCTGCGATTCTGGAGGTGCTTCGAACCGAAGCCTACCTCGGTTCCTTCAACGTCCTGAGCCAGGAAACCGTCGGTCCGCAGATCGGACGGGAACTTCAACGAAAAGCCTTTCTCGCCATCGTCCTCGCCATTCTCGCAATGGGGGTTTACATCGCGATTCGCTTTGCCGACATCAATTTCGGTATTGCCGCGATCATCTGTCTCATTCACGACGTCGGAGCCGCGCTCACGCTGCTCGCATTCATGCGTGCCGAGTTCGAGATCATTACCGTGTCCGCGATGCTTCTCATAGTCGGTTATTCGATCAACGACACGGTCGTCATCTACGATCGCGTACGGGAAAATCTCCGGAAGATGCGAGGCAAGGGCGACTACGCCCGGATCCTGAACCTCTCCATGAATCAGACTTTGAGCCGTACGGTTCTGACCACGGGGACGACGCTTCTCGCGATCAGCTCGCTCATCATTTTCGGAGGAGAGGTCATCCGGGAGTTTTCCTGGGTCCTTTTCGTCGGAACCATCGCCGGTACCTATTCGACGATCTCGATCGTTCCAGCGATCGTTCTGGCGCTCAGGAAGATGCGGGGAATCGGCGAGTCGAGGCGCGTCGATCGCACGCGAGCCGAGGCGAATCGGCCGGCTGCGAGCGTCGAATCCGAGAACCGCGCCTGA
- a CDS encoding acyl-CoA carboxylase subunit beta, translated as MGEASGESKDVTRDARQVLRERKEASELGGGQHRIDRQHDAGKLTARERIALLFDSGSFQEIDQLVVHRSRDFGLESQRVPGDGVVTGFGLVDGRAVYAFAQDFTVFGGSLSETHAAKIVKLMDLAMKNGVPIVGLNDSGGARIQEGVVSLGGYADIFLRNTLASGVVPQISAIMGPCAGGAVYSPAITDFILMVRNTSYMFVTGPEVIRTVTHEDVTKEKLGGATTHSEVSGVAHFAAASDEDCIALIRELLSFLPSNNLEDPPSRPSDDDINRVDESLDEVVPASSNQPYDIREIIRIVGDERHFFEVHESFARNLVVGFIRLNGHPIGVVANQPAYLAGVLDIDASRKGARFVRLCDAFNVPLLVLEDVPGFLPGVQQEHGGIIIHGAKLLYALAEATVPKVTVITRKAYGGAYCVMNSKHIRADMNFAYPNAEIAVMGAEGAVNILYRREVESAAEPDAMRKQKIEEYREKFANPFVAAERGFIDEIIEPRETRRKLIAAFSMARNKRDVNPPKKHGNIPL; from the coding sequence ATGGGAGAAGCGTCGGGAGAGAGCAAGGATGTGACGAGAGACGCCCGCCAGGTGCTGAGGGAGAGGAAAGAAGCGAGTGAGCTCGGGGGCGGCCAGCATCGGATCGACCGCCAGCACGACGCCGGCAAGCTGACGGCGAGAGAGCGAATCGCTCTTCTTTTCGACAGTGGCTCTTTCCAGGAGATCGATCAGCTCGTGGTCCACCGTTCGAGAGACTTCGGACTCGAATCGCAGCGGGTGCCGGGGGATGGTGTCGTCACGGGATTCGGTCTGGTCGACGGGCGGGCAGTCTACGCATTCGCCCAGGATTTCACGGTTTTCGGCGGGTCGCTCAGCGAGACGCATGCGGCGAAGATCGTCAAACTGATGGATCTGGCGATGAAAAACGGCGTTCCGATCGTCGGCCTCAACGACTCCGGCGGTGCGAGGATTCAGGAGGGAGTCGTCTCGCTCGGGGGCTATGCCGACATCTTTCTGCGCAACACGCTCGCATCCGGAGTGGTTCCCCAGATTTCGGCAATCATGGGGCCGTGCGCCGGAGGCGCGGTCTACTCCCCCGCGATCACAGATTTCATTCTGATGGTCCGGAACACGAGCTACATGTTCGTGACCGGACCCGAGGTGATTCGCACGGTCACGCACGAGGACGTTACGAAAGAGAAACTGGGAGGCGCGACGACGCACAGCGAGGTTTCGGGAGTCGCACATTTCGCGGCAGCATCCGACGAGGACTGCATCGCGCTGATCCGGGAGCTGCTCTCGTTCCTTCCTTCGAACAATCTCGAAGATCCGCCGAGCCGGCCATCCGACGACGACATCAACCGGGTCGACGAAAGTCTCGACGAAGTCGTTCCGGCAAGCTCGAATCAGCCGTACGACATTCGCGAGATCATCCGGATCGTCGGCGACGAGCGGCATTTTTTCGAAGTGCACGAGTCCTTCGCGCGCAACCTGGTCGTGGGTTTCATCCGGCTGAACGGTCATCCGATCGGCGTGGTCGCCAATCAGCCGGCGTATCTGGCCGGGGTGCTCGACATCGACGCATCGAGAAAAGGGGCGCGCTTCGTGCGACTCTGTGACGCGTTCAATGTTCCGCTGCTCGTGCTCGAGGACGTTCCGGGGTTTCTTCCGGGAGTCCAGCAGGAGCACGGCGGAATCATCATTCACGGTGCAAAGCTCCTCTATGCTCTCGCCGAGGCGACGGTCCCGAAGGTTACGGTCATCACGAGGAAAGCATACGGCGGTGCGTACTGTGTGATGAACTCCAAGCACATCCGTGCGGACATGAACTTCGCGTATCCGAACGCGGAGATCGCGGTGATGGGTGCGGAAGGGGCAGTCAACATCCTCTATCGGCGTGAGGTCGAGTCCGCGGCGGAACCGGATGCGATGCGGAAGCAGAAGATCGAAGAGTACAGGGAGAAGTTCGCCAATCCGTTCGTCGCGGCCGAGCGAGGTTTCATTGACGAGATCATCGAGCCTCGTGAGACGCGGCGCAAACTGATTGCCGCCTTCTCGATGGCGCGAAACAAGCGGGACGTCAACCCTCCGAAGAAGCACGGAAACATTCCCTTGTGA
- a CDS encoding carbohydrate-binding family 9-like protein, with amino-acid sequence MADTDPRVIRCVEEKLDPLKPWSMPESAEGSRLVLSSDGSAPRRATAFQIARDDRILRIVFDADDERDVVATMGNDDPLWKEDVFEVFIAPERRREYFELELSPRGARFDARISSPGGTRSTMETDLSWSCRWRGFVRRDGSGERWRTRASLQVPLDGLDAGRPHSGAVWWVNFYRIDRSPDGDEFSSWAPTFADPPDFHLPDRFGELHFV; translated from the coding sequence GTGGCGGACACCGATCCTCGTGTCATCCGTTGCGTGGAGGAGAAGCTCGATCCGCTGAAACCGTGGTCAATGCCCGAAAGCGCCGAGGGTTCACGGCTGGTCCTGTCATCGGATGGAAGCGCGCCGAGGAGGGCTACGGCCTTCCAGATCGCGCGCGACGATCGCATTCTGCGCATCGTGTTCGACGCGGACGATGAACGGGATGTCGTGGCGACGATGGGGAACGACGATCCGCTCTGGAAGGAGGACGTGTTCGAAGTCTTCATCGCACCAGAGCGGCGACGGGAGTACTTCGAGCTCGAGCTCAGCCCGCGCGGAGCGCGCTTCGATGCGAGGATCAGCTCCCCCGGCGGGACTCGTTCGACGATGGAGACGGACCTCTCGTGGAGTTGCCGGTGGAGAGGGTTCGTACGCCGCGATGGTTCGGGAGAGCGGTGGCGAACACGAGCATCACTCCAGGTACCGTTGGATGGGCTCGATGCCGGGCGACCCCATTCGGGAGCGGTATGGTGGGTGAATTTCTACCGGATCGACCGTTCGCCCGACGGCGACGAGTTCTCGTCCTGGGCGCCCACGTTCGCGGACCCACCGGATTTTCATCTTCCAGATCGCTTCGGCGAGCTTCATTTCGTCTGA
- a CDS encoding Hpt domain-containing protein, with protein sequence MDFEFEELKKEFLNEAKEKIVEMRAIVEAGFDEGDSLERLTNLAHQLKGSGGSYGYARISSDGARLEEILEGDGSADREGVERGLSDLEDEVARQLAAFDS encoded by the coding sequence ATGGATTTCGAATTCGAAGAGCTGAAGAAAGAGTTCCTCAACGAGGCGAAGGAGAAAATCGTCGAGATGAGGGCGATCGTCGAGGCCGGTTTCGACGAGGGCGACTCGCTGGAGCGACTGACGAATCTCGCACACCAGTTGAAGGGTTCGGGAGGGAGCTACGGGTACGCGCGGATCTCGAGCGACGGGGCGCGACTCGAGGAGATCCTGGAAGGCGATGGATCTGCCGATCGAGAGGGAGTCGAAAGGGGACTCAGCGATCTCGAGGACGAGGTGGCCCGGCAGCTGGCCGCATTCGACTCGTGA